Proteins encoded in a region of the Veillonella parvula genome:
- the thiL gene encoding thiamine-phosphate kinase, with amino-acid sequence MQLKDVGEFNFIRQIQDNTIYNPNTVVYGIGDDCAIYKAEQNTEQLISTDTMVEGVHFSFHYMMPYDVGYRLMTANLSDIAAMGGIPRQIVLSVAAPDHVDTVILDEIYRGIKDQCMRYQLNILGGDTVRTEGPMVWTVTIIGEVPKGTAVMRSGAKVGDVVGVTNYVGYAATGLGALSYNLVGYDMTKVGHQRPEPQIELGQKLRRLGIHSMNDISDGLGSELNEIAVASNVSIVFEEQVIPLHEETYELAKHLQTNPIDYALYGGEDFQLVFTAPKSLLSELEKLSGITLIGEVLSGPPRVQMVTPDKTIKTVEAKGYNHFHEG; translated from the coding sequence ATGCAATTAAAAGATGTAGGGGAATTTAATTTCATTCGCCAAATTCAAGATAACACAATATATAATCCTAATACTGTAGTGTATGGTATTGGTGATGATTGTGCTATTTATAAAGCAGAACAAAATACAGAGCAATTGATAAGCACTGACACAATGGTGGAAGGTGTTCATTTTAGCTTTCACTATATGATGCCCTATGATGTAGGGTATCGCCTTATGACGGCTAATTTAAGTGATATTGCGGCTATGGGTGGCATTCCTAGACAAATTGTATTATCCGTAGCCGCACCAGACCATGTTGATACAGTCATTCTTGATGAAATTTATAGGGGAATTAAAGATCAATGTATGCGATATCAACTCAATATATTGGGTGGAGATACGGTACGTACAGAAGGGCCCATGGTTTGGACTGTAACAATTATCGGAGAGGTTCCTAAAGGCACTGCGGTTATGCGAAGTGGTGCGAAAGTAGGAGATGTTGTAGGTGTTACAAACTATGTAGGTTATGCAGCTACAGGTTTAGGAGCATTGTCATATAATTTAGTAGGATATGATATGACCAAAGTGGGGCATCAACGTCCCGAACCACAGATTGAATTGGGGCAAAAATTGCGACGACTTGGTATCCATAGTATGAATGATATTAGCGATGGACTAGGAAGTGAATTGAATGAAATCGCTGTAGCTAGTAATGTTTCCATTGTATTTGAAGAACAAGTAATCCCTCTACACGAGGAGACTTACGAATTAGCTAAGCATTTACAAACTAATCCAATAGATTATGCTTTGTATGGTGGAGAAGACTTTCAGTTAGTCTTTACGGCGCCAAAATCACTACTTTCGGAATTGGAAAAGCTATCAGGCATTACGTTGATTGGAGAAGTTTTATCTGGCCCACCACGGGTTCAAATGGTAACACCTGATAAAACGATTAAGACTGTAGAAGCGAAAGGATATAATCATTTTCATGAAGGATAA
- a CDS encoding GerMN domain-containing protein, protein MKLRKQVLSILCVGMLAFVVGCTHEQAPTTGKSEPTQETKVNKDAETSKVSQEKVKMAFFVPTEDGSGVKQTTVEIEANKVTPKAALLAMLNADRAQKYPVFSKDIEITSVTVKDGIASVEVNDAFVKGNGGDLTVKLQMAAIVNTLTSFDNINGVLFVNNGKKVPTVGSFDTKEPVKRMTNLIKK, encoded by the coding sequence ATGAAATTACGTAAACAAGTTCTATCGATTCTCTGTGTAGGTATGCTGGCATTTGTAGTGGGTTGTACACATGAACAAGCTCCTACAACAGGTAAAAGTGAACCTACGCAAGAGACGAAAGTCAATAAGGATGCAGAAACAAGTAAAGTATCTCAAGAAAAGGTTAAGATGGCCTTCTTTGTTCCTACAGAGGATGGTTCTGGGGTAAAACAAACTACCGTTGAGATAGAGGCGAATAAAGTTACGCCTAAAGCAGCTCTTTTAGCAATGTTAAATGCCGATAGAGCACAAAAATATCCAGTCTTCTCTAAGGATATTGAAATTACATCTGTTACTGTAAAAGATGGTATTGCTTCTGTTGAAGTAAATGATGCATTCGTAAAGGGTAATGGCGGAGACTTAACTGTTAAATTACAAATGGCTGCTATTGTAAATACATTGACATCCTTTGATAATATTAATGGTGTTCTATTTGTCAATAATGGTAAAAAGGTGCCAACTGTAGGTTCCTTTGATACTAAAGAACCTGTTAAGAGAATGACGAATCTAATTAAAAAATAA
- a CDS encoding NAD(P)H-hydrate dehydratase yields the protein MNILTTEDARFIDREVPKQLGISLEILMENAGRGIVDALWGEYDLFSLNNGRSINSFVLFICGTGNNGADGLVAARHFMEQGVPAQIVLVGDINKYSDLFAVQIERCKAMGCSIDMYDEFNDWSNVAIAVEGIMGTGFTGRLREVTIDILNDIDTMRSQYNFDLWAIDVPAGLDATTGHVAEGTLTYDYTVTFGAIKQGLLLYPGKAVGGTAVVAPLGAPWQQVLGERVRTITIDSDLAEKIINYRTPMAHKGVNGNTLIIGGSNDMIGAPILAAEAAVHSGAGKVTLAVPKIIKQIVQSRVIPEVMVTSTETNKELFDCRQVVAMGPGLGRTREICDLVDHILEAYEGALVLDADALYALGHVGCVNKDALRDGDIESAYTVERELPYCVMTPHLGEFSRLIDLPIKWIERHYITLARAFAKAHQVILVLKGIPSIVALPDGTVYVNTIGNAGMGTGGMGDVLTGVIAGFISQGYSLQDSAILGVYVHSRSADILNETKSWGYTPSDVSASLGFVVSELLGDYE from the coding sequence ATGAATATTTTAACTACAGAAGATGCTCGATTTATAGATCGAGAGGTTCCTAAGCAATTAGGAATTTCTTTAGAAATCCTCATGGAAAATGCTGGACGTGGTATCGTAGATGCCTTATGGGGAGAGTACGATTTATTTTCCTTGAATAATGGCCGTTCCATAAATAGTTTTGTTTTATTTATATGTGGTACGGGTAATAATGGGGCAGATGGCCTTGTAGCGGCTCGCCATTTTATGGAGCAAGGCGTACCAGCACAAATTGTACTAGTAGGAGATATAAACAAGTATAGTGATCTTTTTGCAGTGCAAATTGAGCGCTGCAAAGCTATGGGCTGTAGCATCGATATGTATGATGAATTCAATGATTGGTCCAACGTAGCCATCGCTGTGGAAGGCATCATGGGAACGGGCTTTACTGGAAGGTTAAGAGAGGTGACCATCGATATATTGAATGATATTGATACTATGCGTAGTCAGTATAATTTTGATTTGTGGGCTATTGATGTACCTGCAGGTTTGGATGCTACTACTGGTCATGTAGCAGAAGGCACACTGACCTATGATTATACTGTTACTTTTGGAGCTATCAAACAAGGTTTGTTATTATATCCCGGAAAGGCTGTTGGAGGAACCGCTGTGGTTGCTCCATTGGGTGCTCCTTGGCAGCAGGTACTGGGTGAACGTGTTAGAACTATAACCATTGATTCTGATTTAGCCGAAAAAATTATCAACTATCGTACCCCAATGGCGCATAAAGGTGTCAATGGAAACACTTTAATTATTGGTGGTTCAAATGATATGATAGGAGCCCCTATTTTGGCTGCTGAAGCGGCAGTTCATAGTGGTGCTGGTAAAGTAACATTAGCTGTACCCAAAATAATTAAACAGATTGTACAAAGCCGTGTCATACCTGAGGTGATGGTTACTTCCACAGAGACTAATAAAGAACTTTTTGATTGTCGTCAAGTTGTTGCTATGGGACCTGGTTTAGGTCGCACTCGTGAAATCTGTGATTTAGTGGATCATATCTTAGAAGCTTACGAAGGAGCATTAGTACTAGATGCTGATGCTTTGTATGCATTGGGACATGTTGGTTGTGTTAATAAAGATGCTTTGCGAGATGGTGATATTGAGTCTGCATATACAGTGGAAAGAGAACTTCCATATTGTGTCATGACACCGCATTTAGGTGAATTTAGTAGACTTATTGATTTACCTATTAAATGGATTGAGCGTCATTATATCACGTTGGCTAGAGCATTTGCTAAGGCTCATCAAGTTATTCTTGTACTAAAAGGGATTCCTTCAATTGTGGCATTACCTGATGGAACAGTGTATGTAAATACTATCGGTAATGCGGGCATGGGTACTGGTGGTATGGGAGATGTGCTGACCGGTGTAATTGCTGGTTTTATAAGTCAGGGTTATTCACTACAAGATAGTGCTATTCTCGGTGTATATGTACATAGTCGTAGTGCAGATATTCTGAATGAAACAAAGAGTTGGGGTTATACTCCGAGTGATGTCAGTGCTTCTTTAGGCTTCGTGGTTAGTGAATTATTGGGAGATTATGAATGA
- a CDS encoding ComEC/Rec2 family competence protein, producing the protein MTNRIQRFIAFLLVLCIPIFAIAGCTNNDVANAANQLTTNANGTYSIDTKTTTPEGKLDVYMLDIGQGDAILLKVGDEYSMIDTGDIEHRENIVAQLKTMGVTKLKNIIITHPHADHMGGFYAIAKAMPIEHVYDDGIAVDNNMYKTYEKWIEKNKIQRITLRSGDVVDFGHGAVFVVYAPWVEPLTDKKGETDLNNNSIVGKLIFGKFSMLFTGDAEWQEEKKLIKEQNSRLFARILKVGHHGSRTSSSEDFLKSIKPESALISNGMYNKYGHPHDVTLRRLQENNIAIYRTDTMGRIHISTDGNEWQITTER; encoded by the coding sequence ATGACAAATAGAATACAACGCTTTATAGCTTTCTTGTTAGTACTATGTATTCCTATCTTCGCCATTGCAGGATGCACAAATAATGATGTAGCAAACGCAGCAAATCAATTAACTACTAACGCTAATGGAACTTACTCGATCGATACTAAAACGACTACCCCTGAAGGTAAGCTAGATGTATATATGCTAGATATTGGTCAGGGGGATGCTATATTACTTAAGGTAGGTGATGAGTATAGCATGATCGATACTGGTGACATAGAGCATCGTGAAAATATTGTAGCTCAACTTAAAACTATGGGTGTAACAAAGTTAAAAAATATTATTATCACGCATCCTCATGCTGATCATATGGGTGGTTTCTATGCTATTGCAAAGGCTATGCCTATTGAACATGTATATGATGATGGTATTGCCGTTGATAATAATATGTACAAAACTTATGAAAAGTGGATTGAGAAAAATAAAATTCAACGAATTACTTTGAGAAGTGGAGATGTAGTTGATTTTGGACATGGTGCTGTCTTTGTAGTATATGCTCCTTGGGTTGAACCTTTAACTGATAAAAAAGGAGAGACAGATCTTAATAATAATTCTATTGTAGGTAAATTAATCTTCGGTAAATTCTCTATGCTCTTCACGGGTGATGCTGAATGGCAAGAAGAGAAAAAACTTATAAAAGAGCAGAATTCCAGATTGTTTGCTCGTATTCTTAAGGTAGGTCATCACGGTTCTCGTACAAGTAGCTCTGAAGATTTTTTGAAATCTATTAAGCCTGAAAGTGCATTAATTTCAAATGGCATGTATAATAAGTATGGTCATCCTCACGATGTGACATTACGTCGCTTACAGGAAAATAATATTGCTATTTACCGTACAGATACGATGGGACGTATTCATATTAGTACGGATGGGAATGAATGGCAAATTACAACTGAACGTTAG
- the tsaB gene encoding tRNA (adenosine(37)-N6)-threonylcarbamoyltransferase complex dimerization subunit type 1 TsaB, producing the protein MWLGIETSSLVSSVALMDESCLIGELTIQAGLTHSEQLVPHIDMLLRTCQVEKSELKGIMVSIGPGSFTGLRIGMGTAKAMAYALQIPLYGVMTMDSLARNVAYTDRTICTIIDAQKKHVYAGIYKYDDNELVCKEEPFVIAANDLLDQLRVSEEHVVFLGDGVKRIEKLLDESDTNLTILDISQRIPKASSLLLAGRRFVVSEESSDPMDMVPYYIRRSEAEVLWEERHKDNPEMLNQNPTVIVTEAAGVE; encoded by the coding sequence ATGTGGTTGGGAATTGAGACGAGCTCACTTGTGTCGAGTGTGGCTTTAATGGATGAAAGTTGCCTAATTGGGGAATTGACCATTCAAGCTGGATTGACTCATTCTGAGCAGTTGGTACCTCATATTGATATGTTATTACGGACCTGTCAAGTTGAAAAAAGTGAATTAAAAGGGATTATGGTTAGCATTGGACCCGGTTCTTTTACAGGGCTACGGATTGGTATGGGGACAGCAAAAGCTATGGCTTATGCCTTACAAATTCCTTTATATGGTGTAATGACCATGGATAGTTTAGCTCGTAATGTGGCTTATACGGACCGCACGATTTGTACTATTATCGATGCTCAGAAAAAACATGTTTATGCAGGTATCTACAAATATGATGATAATGAATTGGTTTGTAAAGAGGAACCTTTTGTCATTGCTGCTAATGATTTATTAGATCAACTCAGAGTATCTGAAGAACATGTAGTGTTCCTTGGGGATGGCGTTAAGCGAATAGAAAAGCTATTAGATGAAAGTGATACAAATTTAACGATTTTAGATATATCGCAACGTATTCCAAAAGCTAGTTCTCTATTACTGGCTGGCCGTAGATTCGTAGTCTCTGAAGAGAGTTCTGACCCTATGGATATGGTTCCTTATTATATTCGACGCTCAGAAGCAGAAGTGTTATGGGAAGAACGCCATAAGGATAATCCTGAAATGTTGAACCAAAATCCTACAGTTATAGTTACTGAGGCAGCGGGAGTCGAATAA
- the rimI gene encoding ribosomal protein S18-alanine N-acetyltransferase — protein MEIRLATIDDAQAIYAIEQQSFSVPWSLESVLVELEGASNKLYMVICEENKIVGYAGAWLVYDEGQITNIAIIPSARGKGYGSKLTKQLIDECLTRGMKEIFLEVRISNLAALAMYRNLGFSVKGIRKDYYSEPTEDAYIMSLVSEEIE, from the coding sequence ATGGAGATTCGTTTGGCTACAATAGATGATGCTCAAGCTATCTATGCTATTGAACAACAGTCTTTTTCTGTTCCTTGGAGTTTAGAATCTGTTCTCGTTGAGTTAGAAGGGGCATCAAATAAATTATATATGGTAATTTGTGAGGAGAACAAAATTGTTGGATATGCAGGTGCTTGGCTTGTATACGATGAAGGTCAAATCACGAATATCGCTATTATTCCTTCCGCACGAGGTAAGGGATATGGATCAAAACTTACCAAGCAATTAATAGATGAATGTCTTACGAGAGGTATGAAAGAAATTTTCTTAGAGGTGCGCATATCTAATTTAGCAGCATTGGCTATGTATAGAAATTTAGGATTTTCTGTAAAAGGAATTCGTAAAGATTATTATTCAGAGCCTACGGAAGATGCTTATATTATGTCTCTCGTTTCAGAGGAAATAGAATGA
- the tsaE gene encoding tRNA (adenosine(37)-N6)-threonylcarbamoyltransferase complex ATPase subunit type 1 TsaE, translating to MKDKVQVHLKTYTVEDTQQFGKLLGAWVKQNGNPLCIALVGDLGTGKTHLSQGIAKGFGVTEEITSPTFAIMNTYDVNRTHLYHFDVYRLEDISELENIGFYEYTEDCVSIVEWADKFPHEFPDETLWIYLTRIDDTSRSITLVSDYLTADDLVEIGGPYVVGN from the coding sequence ATGAAGGATAAGGTACAGGTTCATTTAAAGACTTATACAGTAGAAGATACACAACAATTTGGTAAATTATTAGGTGCATGGGTTAAACAGAATGGAAATCCTCTTTGTATAGCACTAGTTGGTGACTTGGGGACAGGAAAAACACATTTGTCGCAAGGAATTGCAAAAGGCTTTGGGGTTACTGAAGAAATTACAAGTCCTACCTTTGCCATCATGAATACCTATGATGTGAATCGAACTCATTTATATCATTTTGACGTATATCGCTTGGAAGATATTAGTGAACTGGAAAATATTGGCTTTTATGAGTATACAGAAGATTGCGTATCCATTGTAGAATGGGCTGATAAATTCCCTCATGAATTTCCTGATGAAACACTATGGATTTATTTAACGCGCATTGATGATACAAGCCGATCCATTACATTAGTTAGTGATTACCTTACAGCGGATGATTTAGTAGAAATAGGAGGCCCATATGTGGTTGGGAATTGA
- the tsaD gene encoding tRNA (adenosine(37)-N6)-threonylcarbamoyltransferase complex transferase subunit TsaD yields the protein MSIYTLALESSCDETSASVLKDGRTVLSNVISSQVPIHRKFGGVVPEIASRHHIEQVIPVIDQALRDANVTLQDINHIGVTYGPGLVGALLVGVAAAKGLSFATGIPLVPVHHMEGHIFANFLANPELEPPFLSLVVSGGHTMLVHVKGYEEFDVLGQTRDDAAGEAFDKIARVMGFPYPGGPHIDALAVEGNPEAIEFPKALSEPGNFEFSFSGLKSAVLNYLNSKQQKNEPINQADVAASFQKAIVDVLVEKTKDAAHTLGESRITIAGGVSANKGLQKALEAMCVEEGFTYYKPHKILSTDNAAMIGCRAYYMAQAGKFGDLTLNAKPSVEIGYVSWKED from the coding sequence ATGAGTATATACACATTAGCCTTGGAAAGTAGCTGTGATGAAACCTCTGCTTCTGTCCTTAAGGACGGGCGCACCGTTTTGTCTAATGTTATTTCAAGCCAAGTACCAATACATAGAAAATTTGGTGGCGTTGTACCTGAAATTGCATCACGTCATCATATAGAACAAGTTATACCTGTTATAGACCAAGCATTACGTGATGCGAATGTGACTCTACAAGATATCAATCATATTGGTGTTACGTATGGGCCAGGTCTTGTAGGGGCTTTATTAGTTGGTGTAGCTGCTGCAAAAGGGTTATCCTTTGCTACAGGGATTCCCTTGGTGCCAGTGCACCATATGGAAGGTCATATTTTTGCTAACTTTTTAGCTAATCCAGAACTGGAGCCTCCGTTTTTAAGTCTCGTTGTATCTGGTGGTCATACCATGTTAGTACATGTAAAAGGATATGAAGAATTTGATGTTCTTGGTCAAACACGAGATGACGCAGCTGGCGAAGCTTTTGATAAGATTGCACGGGTTATGGGATTCCCTTATCCAGGGGGCCCTCATATCGATGCCCTTGCCGTTGAAGGGAATCCAGAGGCTATTGAATTTCCAAAGGCTTTAAGTGAACCAGGTAATTTTGAATTTAGCTTTAGTGGTTTGAAATCCGCAGTTTTAAACTATTTAAATAGTAAGCAACAAAAGAATGAGCCTATCAATCAAGCTGATGTGGCTGCATCGTTTCAAAAGGCCATCGTAGATGTGTTAGTAGAAAAGACGAAAGATGCCGCACATACTTTAGGTGAAAGTCGTATTACTATTGCTGGCGGTGTATCAGCTAATAAAGGATTACAAAAGGCTTTAGAAGCTATGTGTGTAGAAGAAGGCTTTACTTATTACAAACCACATAAAATATTGTCTACTGACAATGCTGCCATGATTGGATGTCGAGCTTATTATATGGCGCAGGCTGGAAAATTTGGCGATTTAACATTGAATGCAAAGCCTAGTGTTGAAATTGGATACGTATCTTGGAAAGAGGATTAA
- a CDS encoding N-acetylmuramoyl-L-alanine amidase family protein, which produces MRKLFLMCLAVLMAIPLLLTQAKAANLEDARWVTRTDAPVPYVRIVMDLSAPIKASASISKDGKTTTVTLKNTKLKTAKENISMDSAIANSAKLSQDGRDVKVTIKTPSSIDTSDVKVFSLKKDTVNKKPYRIVVDVQKKGAIAKPAYYGKKPSQSAHPAKNVPTGSGKYSTSGGLSGKTITIDPGHGGSDSGAIGPHGVQEKNITLPISMYLKKSLENRGAKVLMTRTTDVDVYGPNASGVDELGARVNVANRSNSDALVSVHINAFNNPSVGGIATYYYSKTGNDARLAQKVQSQIADTPGFNGDRGIQEGNLYVLRHSNMPAILVELGFISNPNEERVLQSPQTQEDFANRIANGIANYFGG; this is translated from the coding sequence TTGCGTAAACTATTTTTAATGTGCCTTGCAGTCTTGATGGCGATACCTTTATTATTGACTCAAGCAAAGGCAGCTAATTTGGAAGATGCTCGATGGGTGACTAGAACAGATGCACCTGTACCATATGTTCGTATTGTTATGGACTTATCGGCACCTATAAAGGCATCTGCATCAATTAGCAAAGATGGGAAAACTACGACTGTTACTTTAAAGAATACAAAGCTAAAGACGGCTAAAGAGAACATTTCTATGGACTCAGCTATTGCTAACTCTGCTAAACTTTCACAAGATGGCAGAGACGTTAAAGTAACAATCAAGACACCTTCATCTATTGATACTAGTGATGTAAAGGTTTTTTCCTTGAAAAAAGATACGGTTAATAAGAAACCGTATCGTATCGTTGTTGATGTTCAGAAAAAAGGTGCTATAGCTAAGCCTGCTTACTATGGTAAAAAGCCATCTCAATCTGCACATCCAGCAAAAAATGTACCTACAGGATCTGGTAAATACTCTACTAGTGGCGGTTTATCTGGCAAAACAATTACTATTGACCCAGGACATGGTGGTAGTGATTCTGGTGCTATTGGACCTCACGGTGTACAAGAGAAAAACATTACACTACCGATTTCTATGTATTTGAAAAAATCTCTAGAAAATCGTGGTGCTAAAGTGCTTATGACTCGTACTACTGATGTAGATGTATATGGCCCTAATGCAAGCGGTGTTGATGAATTGGGGGCTCGTGTTAACGTGGCTAACCGTAGTAATTCTGATGCTCTTGTAAGCGTTCATATCAACGCATTTAATAATCCTAGCGTTGGTGGTATTGCAACATATTACTATAGCAAAACCGGTAACGATGCTCGATTAGCACAAAAGGTACAATCTCAAATTGCTGACACACCTGGTTTCAATGGTGATCGTGGCATTCAAGAAGGTAACTTATACGTGTTGAGACATTCTAATATGCCTGCAATTCTTGTAGAGCTTGGTTTTATTTCTAACCCTAATGAGGAACGTGTTCTACAATCTCCTCAAACTCAAGAAGACTTTGCTAACCGCATTGCAAATGGTATTGCTAATTACTTTGGAGGTTAA